Proteins encoded in a region of the Pseudomonas sp. PDNC002 genome:
- a CDS encoding HU family DNA-binding protein — translation MPMTKDQLVRDIADSLDLTQAAVRGVFDQLAQIAQDALENDGELTLPGIGKLKVSERAARTGRNPQTGKTIEIAAKKAVRLVPAKALVDSLN, via the coding sequence ATGCCCATGACCAAGGACCAACTGGTTCGCGATATCGCCGATTCCCTCGACCTGACCCAAGCCGCCGTGCGCGGTGTGTTCGACCAGTTGGCGCAGATCGCCCAGGACGCCCTGGAAAACGACGGCGAGCTGACCCTGCCGGGTATCGGCAAGCTCAAGGTCAGCGAGCGCGCCGCGCGCACTGGCCGCAATCCGCAGACTGGCAAGACCATCGAGATCGCCGCGAAGAAAGCGGTGCGCCTGGTGCCGGCCAAGGCTCTCGTCGATAGCCTGAACTGA
- the zipA gene encoding cell division protein ZipA, whose amino-acid sequence MDIGLREWLIVIGLIVIAGILFDGWRRMRGGKGKLRFKLDRQFANQPDDGDEGNPELLGPSRVVEHKEPALDEEDLPKVSAKESRGKRRGEPRQGDLNLDDPAPNLLGPLDEEDFPNPLDEAPQEKPKKDRKKDKERTAAPAAAAAPSAPLAPVEEVLIINVISRDENGFKGPALLQNILESGLRYGEMDIFHRHESMAGNGEVLFSMANAVKPGTFDLDNIDQFSTRAVSFFLGLPGPRHPKQAFDVMIAAARKLAQELNGELKDEQRSVMTAQTIEHYRQRIIDFERRALTQKR is encoded by the coding sequence ATGGATATCGGTCTGCGCGAATGGCTGATCGTCATTGGGCTTATCGTGATCGCCGGCATTCTGTTCGACGGTTGGCGTCGTATGCGGGGCGGCAAGGGCAAGTTGCGTTTCAAGCTGGATCGCCAGTTTGCCAACCAGCCCGATGACGGAGATGAAGGCAATCCCGAGTTGCTCGGGCCTTCCCGGGTGGTCGAGCACAAGGAGCCTGCGCTGGATGAGGAAGACCTGCCCAAAGTCAGCGCCAAGGAGTCGCGCGGCAAGCGCCGCGGAGAGCCGCGCCAGGGTGACCTGAACCTGGACGACCCGGCGCCGAACCTGCTCGGCCCGCTGGACGAGGAAGACTTCCCGAATCCGCTGGACGAAGCGCCGCAGGAAAAACCGAAGAAGGACCGCAAGAAGGACAAGGAGCGCACCGCCGCTCCTGCCGCAGCCGCTGCGCCGTCCGCTCCCCTGGCTCCGGTCGAGGAAGTGCTGATCATCAACGTCATCAGCCGCGACGAGAACGGTTTCAAGGGCCCGGCCCTGCTGCAGAACATCCTGGAAAGCGGCCTGCGCTACGGCGAGATGGACATCTTCCATCGCCACGAGAGCATGGCTGGCAACGGTGAAGTGCTGTTCTCCATGGCCAACGCGGTCAAGCCGGGCACCTTCGATCTGGACAACATCGACCAGTTCAGCACCCGTGCGGTGAGCTTCTTCCTCGGCCTGCCGGGCCCGCGCCATCCCAAGCAGGCGTTCGACGTGATGATCGCCGCCGCCCGCAAGCTGGCCCAGGAGCTCAATGGCGAGCTGAAGGACGAGCAGCGCAGCGTGATGACTGCGCAGACCATCGAGCACTACCGTCAGCGCATCATCGATTTCGAACGACGCGCCCTGACCCAGAAGCGCTAA
- the dnaX gene encoding DNA polymerase III subunit gamma/tau: MSYQVLARKWRPRSFREMVGQTHVLKALINALDNQRLHHAYLFTGTRGVGKTTIARILAKCLNCETGVSSTPCGQCSVCREIDEGRFVDLIEVDAASRTKVEDTRELLDNVQYSPTRGRYKVYLIDEVHMLSSHSFNALLKTLEEPPPHVKFLLATTDPQKLPVTILSRCLQFSLKNMPPERVVEHLTHVLGAENVPFEDDALWLLGRAADGSMRDAMSLTDQAIAFGEGKVLAADVRAMLGTLDHGQVYGVLHALLEGDARALLEAVRHLAEQGPDWGGVLAEILNVLHRVAIAQALPEAVDNGQGDRDRVLALAQALPAEDVQFYYQMGLIGRRDLPLAPDPRSGFEMVLLRMLAFRPADADGAPRSPLKDLGISKATADSNQNPVAGAAVAAPVASIAPPAVALAPVVPVVEATTVAVPRPQVAPAPAVQVEAIAAAAPAVKPAPEPAPAAPVPEVSVVAEPVTPVAEPEQPTSEVAVDLPWDEPAAPVAAAPAPVEPAAPAPVAAPALAAAVPAPVKEEPVPAATAAPVEDDDRDDEPPPAEDYYEVDMESYGYLENEAAQEAVEPEPEPAAMPATGLAAEWLDLFPRLGLAGMTASIGANCTLISVDGDNWHLHLDPGQSALFNPNQQRRLNDALNQFHGRTLTLQVTLQKPEQETPAQAAARKRAERQRQAEASIAADPYVLQMKQQFAAVVRDGTIEPLEAKA, from the coding sequence ATGAGTTATCAGGTTCTTGCCCGCAAATGGCGTCCGCGCTCGTTCCGCGAAATGGTCGGCCAGACCCATGTGCTCAAGGCCCTGATCAACGCGCTGGACAATCAGCGCCTGCACCACGCCTATCTGTTCACCGGTACCCGCGGCGTGGGCAAGACCACCATCGCGCGCATCCTCGCCAAGTGCCTGAACTGCGAGACCGGCGTCAGCTCCACGCCCTGCGGCCAGTGTTCGGTGTGCCGCGAGATCGATGAGGGCCGTTTCGTCGATCTCATCGAAGTCGACGCCGCCAGCCGCACCAAGGTCGAGGACACCCGTGAGCTGCTCGACAACGTGCAGTATTCGCCGACCCGGGGCCGCTACAAGGTCTACCTGATCGACGAAGTGCACATGCTCTCCAGCCACAGCTTCAACGCCCTGTTGAAGACCCTGGAGGAGCCGCCGCCCCATGTGAAATTCCTGCTCGCCACCACCGACCCGCAGAAGCTGCCGGTCACCATTCTCTCGCGCTGCCTGCAGTTCTCCCTGAAGAACATGCCGCCGGAGCGGGTGGTGGAGCACCTGACCCACGTCCTGGGCGCCGAGAACGTGCCGTTCGAGGACGATGCGCTGTGGTTGCTTGGCCGTGCCGCCGATGGTTCCATGCGCGATGCCATGAGCCTCACTGACCAGGCCATCGCCTTCGGCGAAGGCAAGGTGCTGGCCGCGGACGTGCGCGCCATGCTCGGCACACTCGATCACGGCCAGGTCTACGGCGTGCTTCATGCGCTGCTGGAAGGTGACGCCCGCGCGCTGCTGGAAGCCGTTCGCCACCTGGCCGAGCAAGGCCCGGACTGGGGCGGCGTGCTGGCCGAGATACTCAACGTGCTGCACCGTGTGGCCATCGCCCAGGCATTGCCGGAGGCCGTGGACAACGGCCAGGGCGACCGCGACCGCGTGTTGGCGCTGGCCCAGGCGCTGCCTGCCGAGGATGTGCAGTTCTACTATCAGATGGGCCTGATCGGTCGCCGCGATCTGCCGCTGGCGCCCGATCCCCGCAGTGGCTTCGAGATGGTGTTGCTGCGCATGCTGGCGTTCCGTCCGGCCGATGCCGACGGGGCGCCAAGGTCACCACTAAAGGACCTGGGGATCAGCAAGGCCACGGCTGATTCCAACCAGAACCCAGTGGCCGGCGCTGCTGTTGCGGCGCCGGTTGCATCCATTGCTCCGCCTGCCGTGGCGCTCGCGCCGGTAGTACCGGTCGTCGAGGCGACGACGGTTGCCGTGCCCCGGCCTCAGGTGGCTCCTGCTCCAGCCGTACAAGTCGAGGCCATTGCCGCTGCTGCGCCGGCGGTCAAGCCTGCGCCTGAGCCGGCCCCGGCCGCTCCTGTGCCTGAAGTATCGGTAGTGGCTGAGCCTGTCACTCCGGTCGCGGAGCCTGAACAGCCCACCTCCGAGGTGGCCGTCGACCTGCCATGGGACGAGCCCGCCGCTCCGGTCGCCGCTGCGCCTGCACCGGTCGAGCCCGCGGCACCAGCACCTGTTGCCGCCCCCGCGCTGGCGGCGGCAGTACCTGCTCCGGTGAAGGAAGAGCCCGTGCCTGCCGCGACCGCCGCCCCCGTCGAGGACGATGACCGCGACGACGAGCCGCCGCCCGCCGAGGACTACTACGAAGTCGACATGGAGTCCTACGGCTACCTGGAGAACGAAGCGGCGCAGGAAGCCGTCGAGCCTGAACCCGAGCCCGCCGCCATGCCTGCGACCGGCCTGGCCGCCGAATGGCTGGACCTTTTCCCGCGCTTGGGACTGGCCGGCATGACCGCCAGCATCGGCGCCAACTGCACGCTGATTTCGGTCGACGGCGACAACTGGCACCTGCACCTGGACCCGGGGCAGAGCGCGCTGTTCAACCCCAACCAGCAGCGTCGTCTGAACGATGCGCTGAACCAGTTCCACGGCCGCACCCTGACGCTGCAAGTGACCCTGCAGAAGCCCGAGCAGGAAACCCCGGCGCAGGCCGCCGCGCGCAAACGCGCCGAGCGTCAGCGCCAGGCCGAGGCGTCCATCGCCGCCGATCCCTATGTGCTACAGATGAAGCAACAGTTCGCCGCGGTGGTCCGCGACGGTACTATCGAACCCCTGGAGGCCAAGGCTTGA
- the ligA gene encoding NAD-dependent DNA ligase LigA: protein MTDSQTAAERIAQLRSELDDHNYRYYVLDEPSVPDAEYDRLFRELKALEAEHPELVTPESPTQRVGGAAASAFGEVRHEVPMLSLGNAFEEQDLNDFDRRVREGLADQLPSSDLFGGGAEVEYSCEPKLDGLAVSLLYENGVLTRGATRGDGTTGEDISVNVRTIRNVPLRLKGEGWPAILEVRGEVFMSKAGFEALNERQMEAGGKTFANPRNAAAGSLRQLDSKITASRPLEFCCYGFGRVEGGTLPGTQVKILEALKGWGIPISRELKLAKGVEGCRAYYEDIGARRDSLAYEIDGVVFKVNRIDFQRELGFRAREPRWAIAHKFPAREELTELLDVEFQVGRTGAVTPVARLKPVQVAGVTVSNATLHNMDEVARLGLMIGDTVIIRRAGDVIPQVMQVVTERRPADARPVEIPTQCPVCGSQVERTQLVKRSKGKESVSEGAIYRCVGRLFCQAQLKQAIIHFVSRRAMDIDGLGDKIVEQLVDKGLVKSPADLYTLTYEQVIELEGFAEVSTRNLLAAIADSRKPALARFVFALGIPDVGEETAKLLARSLGSLARIQKALPEVLTYLPDVGGEVAYEIHNFFDDEHNRSVIQQLLERGIELQDEGEVSAEFAAVATLAGFIDKLNIPFIAATGAEKLADKTGGLDALITLSQDWLDLSTLKGVNEKAKQSVREYFSDAARVERAKAVEEQLAEFGMHWRSERKVVEGLPLAGQTWVLTGTLEAMSRDVAKEKLESLGAKVAGSVSAKTQCVVAGPGAGSKLAKAQELGVAVMDEEQLIKLLADHGIGA from the coding sequence ATGACCGATTCCCAGACCGCTGCCGAACGCATCGCCCAGCTGCGCAGCGAACTCGACGACCATAACTACCGCTATTACGTGCTCGACGAGCCTAGCGTGCCGGACGCCGAGTACGACCGCCTGTTCCGTGAGCTGAAGGCGCTGGAAGCCGAGCATCCCGAGCTGGTCACCCCGGAGTCGCCGACCCAGCGCGTCGGTGGCGCGGCGGCATCGGCGTTCGGCGAGGTGCGCCATGAAGTGCCGATGCTCAGCCTGGGCAACGCCTTCGAGGAGCAGGACCTCAACGACTTCGATCGCCGTGTGCGCGAGGGGCTGGCCGATCAGTTGCCGTCCTCCGATCTGTTTGGCGGCGGCGCCGAGGTGGAATACAGCTGCGAGCCCAAGCTCGATGGCCTGGCGGTCAGCCTGCTCTATGAGAACGGTGTGCTGACCCGTGGCGCCACCCGCGGCGACGGCACCACCGGCGAAGACATCAGCGTCAACGTGCGCACCATCCGCAACGTGCCGCTGCGCCTGAAGGGCGAGGGCTGGCCGGCGATCCTGGAAGTGCGTGGCGAAGTCTTCATGTCCAAGGCCGGCTTCGAAGCGCTCAACGAGCGGCAGATGGAAGCCGGCGGCAAGACCTTCGCCAACCCGCGTAACGCAGCGGCCGGCAGCCTGCGCCAGCTGGATTCGAAGATCACTGCCAGCCGCCCGCTGGAGTTCTGCTGCTATGGCTTCGGCCGCGTCGAAGGCGGCACGCTGCCGGGCACCCAGGTGAAGATCCTTGAGGCCCTGAAGGGCTGGGGCATCCCGATCAGTCGCGAGCTGAAGCTGGCCAAGGGTGTCGAGGGTTGCCGCGCCTATTACGAAGACATCGGGGCACGTCGCGACAGCCTCGCCTACGAAATCGACGGCGTGGTGTTCAAGGTCAACCGCATCGACTTCCAGCGCGAGCTGGGCTTCCGTGCCCGCGAGCCGCGCTGGGCCATCGCGCACAAGTTCCCGGCACGGGAGGAGCTCACCGAACTGCTGGACGTGGAATTCCAGGTCGGCCGCACTGGTGCCGTGACGCCGGTGGCACGCCTGAAACCGGTCCAGGTGGCCGGCGTGACAGTGTCCAACGCCACCCTGCACAACATGGACGAAGTCGCCCGCCTGGGCCTGATGATCGGCGACACCGTGATCATCCGCCGCGCCGGCGACGTAATCCCGCAGGTCATGCAGGTGGTCACCGAGCGCCGCCCGGCAGACGCGCGCCCGGTAGAAATCCCCACCCAGTGCCCGGTATGCGGCTCGCAGGTCGAGCGCACCCAACTGGTCAAGCGCAGCAAGGGCAAGGAGTCGGTCAGCGAGGGGGCCATCTACCGTTGCGTCGGCCGGCTGTTCTGCCAGGCGCAGCTCAAGCAGGCGATCATCCATTTCGTCTCGCGCCGCGCCATGGACATCGACGGCCTTGGCGACAAGATCGTCGAGCAACTGGTGGACAAGGGCTTGGTGAAATCGCCGGCCGATCTCTACACGCTTACCTATGAGCAAGTTATCGAGCTGGAAGGCTTCGCCGAGGTCTCCACGCGCAACCTGCTCGCGGCCATCGCCGACAGCCGCAAGCCGGCGCTGGCGCGCTTCGTCTTCGCCCTGGGCATCCCGGACGTGGGCGAGGAGACCGCCAAGCTGCTCGCGCGCTCCCTGGGTTCGCTGGCGCGCATCCAGAAAGCATTGCCCGAAGTGCTGACCTACCTGCCGGACGTCGGTGGCGAAGTGGCCTACGAGATCCACAACTTCTTCGATGACGAGCACAACCGCAGCGTGATCCAGCAATTGCTGGAGCGTGGTATCGAGCTGCAGGACGAGGGCGAGGTGTCCGCCGAGTTCGCCGCTGTCGCCACCCTGGCCGGATTCATCGACAAGCTGAACATTCCCTTCATTGCCGCCACCGGCGCCGAGAAGCTCGCCGACAAGACCGGCGGCCTCGACGCGCTGATCACCCTCAGCCAGGACTGGCTGGACCTCAGCACCCTCAAGGGGGTGAACGAGAAGGCCAAGCAGTCCGTGCGCGAATACTTCTCCGACGCCGCCCGCGTCGAGCGCGCCAAGGCAGTCGAGGAGCAGCTGGCGGAATTCGGCATGCACTGGCGCAGCGAGCGCAAAGTGGTCGAAGGCTTGCCGCTGGCTGGCCAGACCTGGGTGCTCACCGGCACGCTGGAGGCCATGAGCCGCGACGTCGCCAAGGAAAAACTCGAGAGCCTGGGCGCCAAGGTCGCCGGCTCCGTGTCGGCGAAGACGCAATGCGTCGTAGCAGGACCGGGAGCTGGTTCAAAGTTGGCCAAGGCTCAGGAACTTGGCGTCGCCGTGATGGACGAAGAGCAGCTGATCAAGCTGCTGGCCGACCACGGCATCGGCGCCTGA
- the recR gene encoding recombination mediator RecR translates to MSFTPLIRQLIDALRTLPGVGQKSAQRMALQLLERDRTGGLRLAQALTQAMEGVGHCKQCRTLSEDEFCPQCTDPRRDDSLLCVVEGPLDVFAVEQTGYRGRYFVLKGHLSPLDGLGPEAIGIPELEARIKAGSFSEIILATNPTVEGEATAHYIAQLLGGGDLVLSRIAHGVPLGGELELVDGGTLAHALAGRRPISS, encoded by the coding sequence ATGAGCTTCACGCCGCTGATTCGCCAACTGATCGACGCCCTGCGCACGCTGCCCGGAGTAGGGCAGAAGAGTGCCCAGCGCATGGCGCTGCAGCTCTTGGAGCGTGATCGCACGGGTGGCCTGCGCCTGGCCCAGGCGTTGACCCAGGCGATGGAAGGCGTCGGCCACTGCAAGCAGTGCCGCACTCTTTCGGAAGACGAGTTCTGCCCGCAGTGCACCGACCCGCGCCGCGATGACAGCCTGTTGTGCGTGGTGGAAGGTCCGCTGGACGTGTTTGCGGTAGAGCAGACGGGCTATCGCGGCCGCTACTTCGTGCTCAAGGGGCACTTGTCACCGCTGGATGGCCTGGGCCCGGAGGCCATCGGCATTCCGGAGCTGGAAGCACGGATCAAGGCCGGTAGCTTCAGCGAGATCATCCTCGCCACCAACCCCACGGTGGAAGGCGAGGCGACCGCCCACTACATCGCCCAGTTGCTGGGCGGCGGTGATCTGGTGCTGTCGCGCATCGCCCACGGCGTACCGCTGGGTGGCGAACTGGAACTGGTGGACGGCGGCACGCTGGCCCACGCCCTGGCAGGACGCCGACCGATCAGCAGCTGA
- a CDS encoding YbaB/EbfC family nucleoid-associated protein, with protein sequence MMKGGMAGLMKQAQQMQEKMQKMQEELANAEVTGQSGAGLVSVVMTGRHDVKRVSLDDSLMQEDKEILEDLIAAAVNDAVRKIEQNNQEKMSGMTAGMQLPPGFKMPF encoded by the coding sequence ATGATGAAAGGTGGCATGGCCGGCCTGATGAAGCAGGCCCAGCAGATGCAGGAAAAGATGCAGAAGATGCAGGAAGAGCTGGCCAACGCCGAAGTGACCGGTCAATCCGGCGCCGGCCTGGTGAGCGTGGTGATGACCGGTCGCCACGACGTCAAGCGCGTCTCCCTGGATGACAGCCTGATGCAGGAAGACAAGGAAATCCTCGAAGACCTGATCGCCGCCGCGGTGAACGACGCTGTGCGCAAGATCGAGCAGAACAACCAGGAGAAGATGTCCGGCATGACCGCCGGCATGCAATTGCCGCCCGGCTTCAAGATGCCCTTCTGA
- a CDS encoding rhodanese-like domain-containing protein: protein MPSLVSQFPAALPVDALAHFSHRLAFETDCSDVNDALQNGEQDFVLLDVRNAAVFARGHVPGALNLPTREIDARRMAQFPAGTLFVVYCAGPHCNGVHRAAAKLAALSLPVKEMIGGVTGWLDEGLALVTAAGEALRADGAGISCAC, encoded by the coding sequence ATGCCCAGCCTCGTCAGCCAGTTTCCCGCCGCCCTGCCCGTCGACGCCCTCGCTCACTTCAGCCACCGCCTGGCCTTCGAGACCGATTGTTCGGACGTGAATGACGCCCTGCAGAACGGCGAACAGGATTTCGTCCTGCTCGATGTGCGAAACGCCGCCGTCTTCGCCCGTGGTCACGTGCCCGGCGCACTGAACCTGCCGACACGGGAGATCGACGCGCGGCGCATGGCGCAGTTTCCGGCAGGCACCCTGTTCGTCGTCTACTGCGCCGGACCGCACTGCAACGGCGTGCATCGCGCCGCCGCCAAGCTCGCCGCGCTGAGCCTGCCGGTGAAGGAGATGATCGGTGGGGTGACCGGCTGGCTGGACGAAGGTCTCGCGCTGGTCACTGCGGCGGGCGAAGCGCTACGCGCGGACGGCGCTGGTATCAGCTGCGCCTGCTGA
- a CDS encoding transporter substrate-binding domain-containing protein, translating to MRFLATALLLTTALAQADDRPLRFSVVDSWAMPLAQIENGELTGGIMFELFSETARQLGRTPDFHIVPRARIEQALLNHSVDVRCYVSRTWVEHEFNDYRWTAPLMVQRDLLVTRDAPADTLESLSSQSVGTVLGYHYPRLQPLLDSHWLARDDARNQELVLKKLRIGRYQYAISSEFALNWFNRELPEAERLQTASVIEETPLSCMVLNSPDVRTDDVLAALAKMKASGKIEQILDHYR from the coding sequence ATGCGCTTCCTTGCCACCGCCCTGCTTCTGACCACCGCTCTCGCCCAGGCCGACGACCGTCCCCTGCGCTTCTCGGTGGTCGACAGCTGGGCGATGCCCCTGGCACAGATCGAGAATGGCGAACTGACCGGCGGCATCATGTTCGAGCTGTTCAGTGAAACGGCGCGGCAACTGGGCCGGACACCGGACTTTCATATCGTGCCGCGGGCGCGCATCGAACAGGCGCTGCTCAATCACTCGGTGGACGTGCGCTGCTACGTCTCGCGCACCTGGGTCGAGCACGAATTCAACGACTACCGCTGGACCGCGCCACTGATGGTGCAGCGCGACCTGCTGGTGACCCGGGACGCCCCGGCGGATACGCTGGAATCCCTGTCCAGCCAGTCCGTCGGCACCGTGCTGGGCTATCACTATCCACGCCTCCAGCCACTGCTCGACAGCCACTGGCTGGCCCGCGACGACGCGCGCAATCAGGAACTGGTGCTGAAGAAACTGCGCATCGGCCGCTATCAATATGCGATCAGCAGTGAGTTCGCGCTGAACTGGTTCAACCGCGAACTGCCTGAGGCGGAACGCCTGCAAACCGCCAGCGTCATCGAGGAAACGCCGCTCTCGTGCATGGTGTTGAACAGCCCGGACGTGCGCACCGATGACGTATTGGCAGCGCTGGCAAAGATGAAGGCTTCGGGGAAGATCGAGCAGATCCTGGATCACTACCGCTGA